GAAGGTGGCATTGGAATCACAAGCCCTACATTTTTAAAAAATCCACCCAAATTTTCAACAAAGGCCGAAGATAGAACGTCAATTTGTGACAAGTCATTTCGATATTTTAATTGAAAAATGGCTTCACCGACTTCAGTCCTTACAGTATCAAATCGATCATGGCCAAATTGGTCTGTACCTAAAAATTCTGAATAATCAACATGCTTATCTAAAACAAAACCCAGTTTCCAACTACCCTCGATTTTTTGAATATTTACTTTCATATATATATGTGTCATCCCCTCCAGATAAAGGGCAGCCCGGCCGGGGGCTGACCAGTCAAACAACGATCAAACAAAAATCTTTTTTTTCATCAAGGCCGCAGCAGCAGGGTTTGAGGCGCAGGCCTTCATGGCGGGTCAGCTGGCGGATCATGTTTTCTTTGAACTGGTTCATTATGAAATTCTGTCTGCTTTGATATCAAGGATTTCAGCGATGCGCTCTGCCATTTCGGGTGAAAGCCTTCGCTTGCCTCGTTCATAGTCAGAAATCATGTTCGAGGGTGTCCCGGATTTTTTCGGTTCAGCCAATTTCCGAGACACTGTCTGGGAAATCTTTGATTCCATATAGGTTAGGTAAAAAAGACGCATGCTCTCCAGATTGTCCACGGAAAATCACCGGCCAAATCGTTTGCCCAGATCAGAGGAAAGCCTTTGCAGTAGTTGTTCCCCATAACC
Above is a window of Desulfotignum balticum DSM 7044 DNA encoding:
- a CDS encoding helix-turn-helix domain-containing protein; translated protein: MRLFYLTYMESKISQTVSRKLAEPKKSGTPSNMISDYERGKRRLSPEMAERIAEILDIKADRIS